In one window of Bdellovibrio bacteriovorus W DNA:
- a CDS encoding hypothetical protein (COG0484 DnaJ-class molecular chaperone with C-terminal Zn finger domain), producing MQASSRYNYYEILEVPSNAPQHEVTAAYERARLTYSGDNPAIYTIFSEHEARELLHLIEEAYQVLGNKILRNIYDQRLMSGQSPQSDLSYQSILEASKLVYPEPKAEKIPVVFKKDDQFEKEISQQKNWDGKFLKKVREYKNLSVKQISETTKINSFYVTAIEEMEPSNLPAQVFVRGYVVQMAKSLGLDDKTVADSYMKNFRNLEN from the coding sequence ATGCAAGCTTCATCTCGTTATAATTATTATGAAATCTTAGAAGTCCCTTCAAATGCTCCACAGCACGAAGTGACTGCGGCCTATGAAAGAGCGCGATTGACCTACTCTGGAGACAATCCCGCTATTTATACTATTTTTTCTGAACATGAAGCCCGAGAACTTTTGCACCTGATTGAAGAAGCTTATCAAGTCTTGGGCAATAAAATCCTGCGCAATATTTATGACCAAAGATTGATGAGCGGGCAAAGTCCTCAGAGTGATCTGAGCTATCAATCTATTTTAGAAGCTAGCAAGTTGGTTTATCCAGAACCGAAGGCAGAAAAAATTCCTGTTGTTTTTAAAAAAGACGACCAATTTGAAAAAGAAATTTCTCAGCAGAAGAACTGGGATGGAAAATTTCTTAAGAAGGTTCGTGAATATAAAAATCTATCCGTAAAACAAATCAGCGAGACAACAAAGATCAATTCGTTCTATGTCACCGCTATTGAAGAGATGGAGCCTAGTAATCTTCCTGCACAAGTATTCGTTCGTGGATACGTCGTTCAGATGGCAAAGTCATTGGGTCTTGATGACAAGACAGTAGCTGATTCTTATATGAAGAACTTTAGGAACCTTGAAAACTAA